In the genome of Candidatus Nitrosotenuis sp. DW1, one region contains:
- the dinB gene encoding DNA polymerase IV, with amino-acid sequence MSDRIVLHVDFDYFYAQCEEIRNPNLRTKPVSVCIFSDRGGDSGAIATANYIARKYGVKSGMPIKFAKSRLKQISDAVFLPADFPYYSDISEKAMEIMKNHADVFEYVGRDEAYLDVTKRTQNNFKNAGHLAQQIKNQIRNEIKMTCSVGVSSNKIVSKIASNHKKPDGLTMIEPQNTESFLAPLKVSDIPGIGKVTEEKLREINLNTIEELRKVDIFTLNKMFGRKISLYIYNAARGIDEEPVAEKQPTIQYSRIVTLKKDSTELDFLASSLEEICADVYETAVKNKKMFKSVGIQFIQSDLTGKTKSKMLKNPTLSLEELKKTAHQLLEEALIDQTLGVRRLGVKISELSDLQGQSSLTNFF; translated from the coding sequence ATGTCAGATAGGATTGTGCTCCATGTCGATTTTGATTATTTTTACGCCCAATGTGAGGAGATCAGAAATCCCAATCTAAGAACAAAACCAGTCTCTGTATGCATATTTTCTGACAGAGGCGGCGATAGCGGCGCAATAGCAACTGCAAACTATATCGCAAGAAAATATGGGGTAAAGTCAGGCATGCCGATTAAATTTGCAAAATCACGGTTAAAGCAAATTTCAGATGCTGTTTTTTTGCCAGCTGATTTTCCATATTATTCAGATATTTCCGAAAAAGCAATGGAAATAATGAAAAATCACGCAGACGTTTTTGAATATGTGGGGCGTGATGAGGCCTATCTTGACGTGACAAAAAGAACGCAGAACAATTTCAAAAATGCAGGCCATCTTGCCCAGCAGATCAAAAATCAGATAAGAAACGAAATCAAAATGACATGCTCAGTTGGCGTATCATCCAACAAGATTGTCTCAAAAATTGCATCAAACCATAAAAAACCAGATGGGTTGACCATGATAGAGCCGCAGAACACAGAATCATTTTTGGCGCCACTCAAAGTAAGCGACATCCCAGGAATAGGAAAGGTTACTGAAGAAAAGCTTCGTGAAATAAATCTGAATACAATAGAGGAGTTACGCAAAGTCGACATTTTTACCCTAAACAAAATGTTTGGCAGGAAGATTTCACTTTACATTTACAATGCTGCAAGGGGTATAGACGAGGAACCAGTGGCGGAAAAACAGCCAACCATACAGTACAGCAGAATTGTCACATTAAAAAAAGATTCAACAGAATTAGATTTCCTTGCAAGCAGTCTTGAAGAGATATGTGCCGACGTGTATGAAACTGCAGTCAAAAACAAAAAAATGTTCAAGTCAGTTGGAATCCAATTCATACAATCAGATTTAACAGGCAAGACGAAATCAAAAATGCTCAAAAACCCAACGCTTAGCCTCGAGGAACTAAAAAAAACCGCGCATCAACTACTAGAAGAAGCGTTAATTGATCAGACACTAGGCGTTAGAAGGCTAGGAGTAAAGATTTCAGAACTATCAGACTTGCAGGGGCAAAGTTCGCTTACTAA
- a CDS encoding DNA-binding protein, with product MSEDTPTEAQEIFIESQKLKDNTAVDEVKSTDEEDSRKTRDVIFVGTKPIMTYVTATLTQLSNQSFVTIKARGQRITQAVDVSQMIVKRMNTVGYKIKDVRISSDSLLSQDGKTRNVSTIEIDITKE from the coding sequence ATGAGCGAAGACACCCCTACTGAAGCCCAAGAAATCTTTATCGAATCGCAAAAACTCAAAGACAACACTGCGGTAGATGAGGTAAAATCCACAGATGAAGAAGACTCGAGAAAGACACGCGATGTGATTTTTGTTGGAACAAAACCAATAATGACTTATGTCACTGCAACATTGACACAGCTCTCAAACCAATCATTTGTGACTATAAAGGCAAGAGGACAGAGGATCACACAGGCAGTTGATGTGTCTCAAATGATTGTAAAACGAATGAACACTGTGGGATATAAAATCAAAGATGTCCGTATTTCGTCTGATTCCCTTTTATCACAAGATGGGAAAACAAGAAATGTTTCCACAATAGAAATTGATATTACAAAAGAATAG
- a CDS encoding LysE family transporter, protein MQDFFQFGIAVVIISASGVMSPGPLFVATIANGIRQGARAGFRIAFGHTLVELPLVVSIGLGILSLDAMPQFRVSIGILGALSIFGFAGLQIISTLRKDPMQYKSKYGSFLTGILLTGLNPFFLIWWFTIGFKLISDALLLWSIWGILIMFALHIWMDYAWLVLVSFLSSRGKVFLSNKRYKIGMIGINAVLIYFGITFILQAKI, encoded by the coding sequence ATGCAAGACTTTTTCCAGTTCGGTATTGCAGTAGTGATAATTTCAGCATCCGGAGTGATGTCGCCTGGGCCATTGTTTGTAGCAACAATTGCAAACGGCATAAGGCAGGGTGCAAGAGCAGGATTTAGGATAGCATTCGGGCACACATTAGTAGAATTGCCACTGGTCGTTTCAATTGGACTTGGAATTCTGTCACTTGACGCAATGCCGCAGTTCAGGGTTTCAATTGGAATTTTGGGTGCACTGAGCATTTTTGGATTTGCAGGATTGCAAATAATATCAACACTAAGAAAAGATCCCATGCAATACAAATCAAAATACGGTTCGTTTCTTACAGGCATACTTCTGACGGGACTGAATCCGTTTTTTCTCATATGGTGGTTTACGATTGGGTTTAAGCTTATTTCGGACGCACTCTTGTTGTGGTCAATATGGGGGATTTTGATAATGTTTGCATTGCATATCTGGATGGACTATGCATGGCTTGTTTTAGTTTCGTTTCTTTCTTCAAGGGGAAAAGTGTTTCTTTCAAACAAGAGGTACAAAATAGGCATGATTGGAATTAACGCTGTCTTGATTTATTTCGGTATAACGTTTATCCTACAAGCAAAAATTTAG
- a CDS encoding proteasome assembly chaperone family protein, which produces MFPRLWIKEIKPIDLEGGYLIDGFPSIGFTSAIASESLMHSAPYELVGFIDSFDFPTVSIIKEGVPNYATRIFVNKDLKVGVFTSYLTINEPHHRTIARLMLKWAKKHKCSLIVSSAPMRMPIESTNQVIAAGSTNEAREKIKQAGMTVLQNGTIPGVPGALLNEGMLNGQNVVVILVDVDASGPDFKSSVNLCMAMSKLLPGVSCDLGLMQKQTEMVEKEIREREKETSAIKKSMYG; this is translated from the coding sequence GTGTTTCCAAGACTTTGGATCAAGGAGATCAAGCCAATAGACCTAGAAGGTGGGTATCTTATTGATGGATTTCCCTCGATTGGATTCACAAGTGCGATTGCGAGTGAATCGCTAATGCATTCAGCACCGTACGAACTTGTCGGATTTATCGATTCGTTTGATTTCCCAACCGTCTCCATAATTAAAGAAGGAGTACCGAATTATGCGACGCGTATTTTTGTAAACAAGGACCTCAAGGTAGGAGTTTTTACTTCGTATTTGACTATCAACGAGCCACACCATAGAACGATTGCAAGACTGATGTTAAAGTGGGCAAAAAAACACAAATGTTCACTGATTGTCAGCAGCGCACCAATGAGAATGCCGATAGAAAGCACAAATCAGGTAATTGCGGCAGGCAGCACCAACGAAGCAAGAGAAAAGATCAAGCAGGCAGGAATGACAGTATTGCAAAACGGCACCATCCCAGGAGTTCCAGGAGCATTACTTAATGAGGGGATGTTAAACGGCCAAAACGTGGTAGTTATTCTAGTAGATGTAGACGCATCAGGTCCGGATTTCAAGTCCAGTGTGAACCTGTGTATGGCAATGTCAAAACTTTTACCAGGAGTTTCATGCGATCTTGGATTAATGCAAAAGCAGACAGAGATGGTGGAAAAGGAAATCAGGGAAAGAGAAAAAGAAACAAGCGCCATTAAAAAATCAATGTATGGCTAG
- a CDS encoding carbon-nitrogen hydrolase family protein, producing the protein MIKLGVIQARTYGSNKSGIDIISKLVEKLGKQETDIVCLPEQWLKENRIVDVSTEFSRFKKIAKEYSMTVIPGAFYEKRKNGNVISAPIIGPTGEIIGTQEKIHPFDYEKDLVKPGTKAKVFKTACKFGIIICYDMVFSDVAETMVKKGAQVLFSPSRIVKRGIIPWHLYVQVRALENRVPVLAANVQNSRFGGNSIIVSMHEQERVMIPSTQILKGESAKSLEFDLSKYEKSRKVRFSDHRRFT; encoded by the coding sequence TTGATAAAACTAGGCGTGATTCAGGCTCGCACGTATGGCTCCAATAAGAGTGGAATTGACATCATTTCCAAACTGGTGGAAAAACTTGGAAAACAGGAAACGGACATCGTCTGCCTCCCAGAACAGTGGCTAAAGGAAAACAGGATTGTCGATGTCAGTACCGAGTTTTCAAGATTCAAAAAAATTGCAAAAGAATACTCCATGACTGTCATTCCAGGCGCGTTTTATGAGAAAAGAAAAAACGGCAACGTGATTTCGGCTCCGATAATAGGCCCGACTGGCGAAATCATCGGAACGCAGGAAAAGATCCACCCATTTGACTATGAAAAAGATCTGGTCAAACCAGGCACCAAGGCCAAGGTGTTCAAGACTGCCTGCAAGTTTGGCATAATAATTTGCTATGACATGGTGTTTTCAGACGTGGCGGAAACTATGGTAAAGAAAGGTGCCCAAGTGTTGTTTTCCCCCTCAAGGATAGTCAAAAGAGGGATAATCCCATGGCACCTGTACGTGCAAGTAAGGGCACTAGAAAACCGCGTCCCAGTATTGGCTGCAAACGTGCAAAACAGTCGCTTTGGTGGGAATAGCATCATTGTAAGCATGCATGAGCAGGAAAGGGTAATGATACCAAGCACACAGATCCTAAAGGGAGAATCTGCAAAGTCACTAGAATTTGACCTGTCAAAATATGAAAAAAGCCGTAAAGTGAGATTTTCTGACCATCGAAGATTCACTTAG
- a CDS encoding chromosome segregation SMC family protein yields MVHIKKVDIFGFKSFGFTNSTVNFEPGLVSISGPNGSGKSNILDAIIFALGENRPKIMRVDKLRSLIHDIEGARRGPKMARVSLQFDNSDRKIPVDSNSVVITREMDEHGENTYYLNQKQTNRNQILDLLEVANASLNQLNAVQQGTVTRISEFTAEEKRTVIEDLIGLSYFDEKKSESIKQLEDADRRLEVALARMDEIKKRIDELEVERNLKLRYELINRELGRLHAISASNKMKVIQTEKLSKERNMHSLVSETKKLDEERTAIKKEISELEAQKSSFMAEANAYNHAKAAIDSDLSAAMQLYESANTEILTKTRRMNQIQMRLPEITSELESLHQARLAIESQIAEQKTSLAQIREEKNQVYQEVKSIESESSQVYRQQAQIAAQRKEVDTKIQNLTTKLNQAKVTFGKINSDIQDIKTKIEGNRQRHADIIEESKKLELLKTRLESIRTNHKDTVTELKSRISAQTTKHARIESDIDEISTILEKASRAAAQYDAKIKVVKGIMHEDYTIANLKEHSAELGIEGLVYEMISWDKQYERAVLAGASDWIKSFVVKDFSTLLSLAEVARTRKLPKLKIIPLEAIPNFRLTLPRDSSVVGVLSDFVKCDEKYAPLKTFLFGNVVLVDSRDAAIRISKSGYKTVTLEGEFFEAKASAVIIDINSKISKLTKIISMSTSVDGLIQSINLLKKYIQKKRFSLKKVEGIIQNYQSRLSISETGLSNAEMSYSDLKFKITSIDKMRSQLEARISQLERHEEKLRMDLAKEESYIASLEERISLVHDNYADGENNRIANELNRLNEKRTSVMARQSSIINELREKESQVATLSAQELGEKTKMRNLHEEQSSLNHEKHEIESRLNVLVKEKETANENLVKLREKEQSLISTSGTSISKLQEFDELLGKLNERERFFIREISSRERQSDSLSRDIRDISENETKIQKILEKYGYEEITETFEVDLMLHSLESEMNSLASKLNASAPETYLEISHGYRSMSDRKNELEEERNAIVKFIEEIDKDKRQTFLDAFDKVDKEIREAFNTMTGGQAWLELQNEDDIFNSGISYLIQFPNKPKRESTSISGGEKTLAAIVFVLALQKLKPSVFYLFDEVDAHLDAPNAEKLAKIIEQRSNGSQFIMVSLKDSVVQKAKLIYGVYPKNGVSHVVTYKDKRIPSITS; encoded by the coding sequence TTGGTCCATATCAAAAAGGTTGACATTTTCGGCTTCAAATCGTTCGGATTCACAAACAGTACTGTAAACTTTGAACCTGGGCTTGTGTCGATCTCAGGCCCAAACGGATCTGGCAAAAGTAACATACTTGATGCGATAATTTTTGCGCTGGGTGAGAACAGACCAAAAATAATGAGGGTGGACAAACTCCGATCACTGATCCATGACATCGAAGGAGCCCGGCGTGGACCAAAGATGGCGCGGGTAAGCTTACAGTTTGATAACTCTGATAGAAAGATTCCAGTTGACTCCAACTCTGTTGTCATAACCAGAGAAATGGACGAGCATGGGGAAAATACCTATTATCTAAATCAAAAACAAACAAACCGTAACCAGATCCTTGATCTTTTAGAGGTCGCAAATGCTAGCCTGAATCAGCTTAATGCCGTACAGCAGGGAACAGTTACACGAATTTCTGAATTTACTGCAGAGGAGAAAAGAACCGTAATTGAAGACCTGATCGGCTTATCATATTTTGATGAAAAAAAGTCCGAATCCATCAAACAACTCGAGGATGCAGACAGGCGCTTAGAAGTTGCCTTGGCAAGGATGGATGAAATCAAAAAGAGGATTGATGAGCTGGAAGTTGAGAGAAACCTAAAGCTAAGATACGAGCTGATAAACCGTGAGCTTGGACGATTACATGCAATTTCAGCATCAAACAAAATGAAGGTAATTCAGACTGAGAAATTATCAAAAGAACGTAACATGCACTCCCTTGTGTCTGAGACAAAGAAACTTGATGAAGAACGAACTGCAATCAAAAAGGAAATCTCAGAACTAGAGGCTCAAAAGTCCTCGTTTATGGCCGAAGCAAATGCCTACAATCACGCAAAGGCAGCAATTGACTCTGATCTTAGCGCTGCGATGCAGTTGTATGAAAGTGCCAATACTGAAATCCTGACAAAAACACGAAGGATGAATCAAATTCAGATGCGCCTTCCAGAAATTACATCTGAACTAGAATCCCTGCATCAAGCAAGGCTTGCCATAGAATCCCAAATCGCAGAACAAAAAACATCCCTTGCACAAATTAGGGAGGAGAAGAACCAAGTCTACCAGGAAGTAAAATCAATAGAGTCTGAAAGCTCCCAAGTATACAGGCAGCAAGCACAAATCGCTGCACAAAGAAAAGAGGTTGATACAAAAATCCAAAACCTCACAACAAAGCTAAACCAAGCTAAAGTAACATTTGGAAAAATAAATTCCGATATTCAAGACATCAAAACAAAGATTGAAGGTAATCGGCAAAGACATGCCGACATAATAGAAGAGTCAAAAAAACTCGAATTACTAAAAACGAGATTAGAATCAATTAGGACAAATCACAAGGACACTGTAACTGAATTAAAATCGAGAATCTCTGCACAAACAACAAAGCATGCAAGAATCGAAAGTGATATTGATGAAATTTCAACTATTCTTGAGAAGGCAAGCAGGGCGGCAGCACAGTATGATGCAAAAATCAAGGTGGTCAAGGGAATAATGCATGAGGATTATACAATTGCCAACCTCAAAGAACATAGTGCAGAACTTGGAATAGAGGGACTTGTCTATGAAATGATATCTTGGGATAAACAATACGAGCGAGCAGTTCTGGCCGGAGCATCTGATTGGATAAAGTCTTTTGTAGTTAAGGATTTTTCAACACTTTTGAGTCTAGCTGAGGTTGCGCGAACAAGAAAACTTCCGAAGCTAAAGATAATACCTCTGGAGGCAATTCCGAATTTCCGTCTGACTCTCCCAAGAGATTCCTCTGTTGTGGGAGTGCTGTCTGATTTTGTAAAATGCGATGAAAAATATGCACCACTTAAGACATTCTTGTTCGGAAATGTTGTCCTAGTTGATTCTAGGGATGCAGCAATTCGTATCTCAAAGTCCGGCTACAAGACTGTGACTCTGGAAGGTGAGTTCTTTGAAGCAAAGGCAAGTGCCGTGATAATTGACATCAACTCCAAGATTTCAAAGCTCACGAAAATCATCTCCATGAGCACCTCAGTTGACGGTCTTATCCAGTCGATTAATTTGCTAAAAAAATACATTCAAAAGAAAAGATTTTCGCTAAAAAAAGTAGAGGGGATAATACAGAACTATCAAAGCAGACTATCAATATCTGAAACCGGACTCTCAAATGCCGAGATGAGCTATTCTGACCTAAAATTCAAGATAACGTCAATTGACAAGATGAGATCTCAGCTTGAGGCAAGAATATCTCAGCTTGAGAGGCATGAGGAAAAACTACGCATGGATCTTGCAAAAGAAGAGTCGTACATTGCATCCCTTGAGGAACGAATCTCACTTGTGCACGATAACTATGCTGATGGGGAAAACAATCGTATTGCAAACGAGCTTAACAGACTAAATGAAAAGCGAACTTCTGTCATGGCAAGACAGTCTTCGATAATCAACGAACTTCGGGAAAAAGAATCACAGGTTGCTACCCTGTCTGCGCAAGAACTTGGTGAAAAAACAAAGATGCGAAACCTGCACGAGGAACAATCATCACTTAATCACGAAAAACACGAAATCGAATCACGACTAAATGTGTTGGTAAAAGAAAAAGAAACTGCAAATGAAAACCTTGTAAAACTAAGGGAGAAAGAACAATCTCTAATCTCGACATCGGGCACATCCATATCAAAACTACAGGAATTTGACGAACTGTTGGGCAAGCTAAATGAGCGGGAGAGATTCTTTATACGCGAAATCAGCTCGCGTGAAAGGCAATCTGATTCTCTCTCAAGGGACATACGTGATATATCTGAAAATGAGACAAAAATCCAAAAAATTCTTGAAAAATATGGCTATGAGGAAATCACCGAAACATTTGAAGTTGATCTGATGTTGCACTCACTTGAATCTGAGATGAACTCTCTTGCATCAAAGCTTAATGCAAGTGCGCCTGAAACATATCTTGAGATATCACATGGATACCGCTCAATGTCTGATAGAAAGAACGAGCTAGAAGAAGAGAGAAACGCCATTGTCAAGTTTATTGAAGAAATTGACAAAGACAAGCGCCAGACATTCCTTGATGCCTTTGACAAAGTAGACAAGGAAATCCGCGAGGCGTTTAACACCATGACTGGTGGGCAGGCTTGGCTTGAACTGCAAAATGAGGATGATATTTTCAATTCCGGCATATCATATTTGATCCAGTTCCCAAACAAACCAAAAAGAGAGTCAACATCAATCTCTGGTGGTGAAAAAACACTTGCCGCAATTGTGTTTGTTTTGGCTCTGCAAAAGCTCAAACCTTCCGTGTTTTACCTGTTTGACGAAGTTGACGCACACTTGGATGCACCAAACGCTGAAAAGCTGGCCAAAATAATTGAGCAGCGCTCAAACGGAAGCCAGTTCATCATGGTATCACTCAAGGACTCTGTGGTGCAAAAAGCCAAACTCATCTACGGGGTTTATCCGAAAAACGGTGTATCTCATGTTGTCACGTACAAAGACAAACGAATACCATCAATTACCAGCTGA
- a CDS encoding cobalamin B12-binding domain-containing protein encodes MVYIRSKAVKGEKYLYLVRSVWDSKNNTSRQETIKYLGKASNVTKEDIPPEHQNDPKIISFLASDEFTDGQKKEEALSKIREQLFGFLINGDIEGALKLYDGYRQSSGTTSFYEKILTPVMYDIGKQWASNKISVADEHVCSNIANSLVKIISDKNMTRPSKKKIVICTPDGEQHNLGVNVLESHMLCKGFKVYNISPSEPHDSVVNFIEKVKPDMVFLSITLADNIRPGQRLVKKIREKSKIPIFVGGQAVNNDQESKFEARILRNISLNELPKAIRIF; translated from the coding sequence ATGGTTTACATCCGATCAAAAGCAGTAAAGGGTGAAAAATATCTCTATTTGGTTCGCAGCGTCTGGGATTCAAAGAACAACACTTCAAGGCAGGAAACCATCAAGTATCTCGGGAAGGCATCAAATGTGACAAAAGAGGACATTCCACCAGAGCATCAAAACGATCCAAAAATAATTTCGTTTTTAGCGTCAGATGAATTCACAGATGGGCAGAAAAAAGAAGAAGCACTATCAAAAATAAGAGAGCAGTTGTTTGGCTTTTTGATTAATGGAGACATAGAAGGCGCGCTAAAACTCTATGACGGATACAGGCAGTCGTCTGGAACGACAAGTTTTTATGAAAAAATTCTCACTCCAGTCATGTACGACATAGGAAAACAATGGGCGTCAAATAAGATCAGCGTTGCAGACGAACATGTTTGTAGCAACATAGCAAACAGTCTCGTGAAAATCATTTCTGATAAAAACATGACACGCCCATCAAAAAAGAAAATCGTGATTTGCACCCCAGACGGTGAACAACACAATTTGGGGGTAAACGTTCTTGAATCACACATGCTCTGTAAGGGATTCAAGGTGTACAATATTTCTCCTTCTGAGCCGCATGACTCAGTTGTAAATTTTATTGAAAAGGTCAAGCCAGACATGGTATTTCTTTCCATAACCCTTGCGGATAACATAAGGCCAGGTCAGAGACTAGTTAAAAAAATTCGTGAAAAGTCCAAAATTCCAATATTTGTCGGAGGCCAGGCAGTCAACAATGACCAAGAGTCAAAATTTGAAGCCAGAATTTTAAGAAATATCAGCCTAAACGAACTCCCAAAGGCAATCAGAATATTTTAG
- a CDS encoding oligopeptide/dipeptide ABC transporter ATP-binding protein, whose product MDEILIVENLQKYFIKTNWLGKQSSLVKAVDGISFSVRRGEIFVLAGESGSGKSTIAKLILKSIDSDAGKITFDGAEISNKKESLKRIRMGCQMVYQDPYDSINPRMKVKDIVSEPIEIHKIGNAKQREDLVREALHEVRLEPADEIMEKYPGALSGGQRQRVVLARALVMKPKMIIADEPVSMLDVSVRAEILELMENLRQKYNISFVYITHDLATAKYFGHAIAIIYLGKIVEMGPINDILLHPKHPYTQALLDAISEPDPNNIYKEKIVRVREPLDIDAYQGCRFQARCPYAFEKCKIEPNLEDIGNNRKVACFAKLD is encoded by the coding sequence TTGGACGAAATTCTAATTGTTGAAAATTTGCAGAAATATTTTATCAAAACAAATTGGTTAGGGAAACAATCCTCACTTGTGAAGGCAGTTGATGGGATATCATTTTCGGTTAGACGTGGAGAAATCTTTGTTTTGGCAGGAGAGTCAGGCTCGGGCAAATCAACCATTGCAAAACTAATTTTAAAGTCAATTGACTCAGATGCTGGAAAGATAACCTTCGATGGAGCTGAAATTTCCAACAAAAAGGAATCCCTGAAAAGAATCAGAATGGGCTGCCAGATGGTCTACCAAGATCCGTACGATTCCATAAACCCAAGAATGAAAGTAAAGGACATAGTTTCTGAGCCAATTGAAATTCACAAAATCGGCAACGCAAAACAACGGGAAGATCTAGTCAGAGAGGCACTACACGAAGTAAGATTAGAGCCGGCAGACGAGATTATGGAAAAATATCCAGGAGCACTATCAGGGGGGCAAAGACAAAGAGTAGTGCTTGCAAGGGCGCTTGTGATGAAACCAAAGATGATCATTGCAGACGAACCAGTATCAATGCTTGATGTGTCAGTGAGAGCTGAAATTCTTGAACTGATGGAAAATTTGCGACAAAAATACAACATTTCTTTTGTGTACATCACACACGATTTGGCAACTGCCAAATACTTTGGTCACGCCATTGCGATCATATACCTTGGAAAAATAGTCGAGATGGGTCCAATTAATGACATCTTACTTCATCCCAAGCACCCGTATACGCAGGCACTGCTTGACGCAATATCAGAGCCAGACCCAAACAATATCTACAAAGAAAAGATAGTCAGAGTAAGAGAGCCGCTTGATATCGACGCATATCAGGGTTGCAGATTTCAAGCAAGATGTCCATATGCCTTTGAAAAGTGCAAGATTGAGCCCAACCTAGAAGACATCGGGAACAACAGAAAAGTTGCGTGTTTTGCTAAATTAGACTAG